One segment of Triticum aestivum cultivar Chinese Spring chromosome 2A, IWGSC CS RefSeq v2.1, whole genome shotgun sequence DNA contains the following:
- the LOC123188494 gene encoding uncharacterized protein yields the protein MLSGLLGMLPGTWAYVSAGAFGRSIIAAKNLVAVAAVTLSVPAFRAPTTNIPSGSVTCYVIRVLPSGHCSRPCTVTHNVGDTNEVEQSVSSSSSLGVWNLI from the exons ATGCTGTCAGG TTTGTTGGGTATGCTTCCAGGAACATGGGCTTATGTTAGTGCTGGTGCATTTGGGAGATCTATAATT GCTGCAAAGAATCTTGTAGCTGTGGCGGCGGTGACACTTTCAGTTCCTGCTTTCAGGGCACCTACTACAAATATACCTTCTGGATCAG TAACCTGTTATGTGATTAGAGTCCTCCCATCTGGGCACTGCAGTCGTCCTTGCACCGTCACACACAACGTCGGAGACACGAACGAGGTCGAGCAGTCCGTGTCTTCGTCCTCTTCCCTTGGCGTGTGGAACCTGATATAA